The DNA region GTCGAACCAGCGGCCTCAAACGTCCAAGGAGGCTTCCGAAGCGCAGTCCCGCCAGGATGCACAGCACGCCCCCCAGCATAACCGTCGCCGGTGCGCCGAAGTGGCGGGCAAGTGTGCCGGCGATCAGGCTGCCGAACGGCATCGTGCCCATGAACGCCATCGCAAAGAACCCCATGACACGGCCGCGCATCTTGTCATCGACAATGGTCTGCACCACCGTGTTGCTTGCTGCGGTCTGCACCATCATGCCGAATCCCGCCAGAACCAGTAGCGCCAGCGATAGCCAGAGAACGCGCGACAGCCCGAACAGGATCAGCGAAACACCGAACAGACAGGAGCAGGCGGCGATGATTCGGCCCAATCCGAGCACGCTCTTGCGCATGGCCAGCGCCAGCGCTCCGAGCAGCGCTCCAACGCCCGAGGCCGCCATGAGAAATCCCAGTGTCACGGCACCACCGCCCAGGATGCGGTCGGCAAAAACCGGCATCAGCACCGCGTAGGGCATGCCCACCAGGCTGGTCAGCGCGGTGAGCAGCAGAATCGACCGAATGGGGGCGAAACCGAATGCGGCCGAGAGCCCTTCGCGCAGGTCATGCAGAACATGCGGGTGCGTTTCCGGCGCCTCCCGCGGCGGGACGCGCATCGCTCCCAGCGCCGATACCACCGCGAGGAAGCTTATCCCGTCGATCAGAAAGCAAAGACCCTCGCCGAACAGCGCGACCAGCACACCGGCGATGGAGGGGCCGATCAACCGGGCGCTGTTGAAGATCATGGAGTTCATGGCGATGGCGCTGCTCAGATCGTCGCGCCCCTCGACCATTTCCACGACAAACGCCTGGCGGGCGGGAATGTCGAAGGCGTTGCCCAGCCCCTGGAGTGCGCCGAGCACCACGATGTGGTACACGGTGATCGTCTCCCGAAGGGCGAAGAAGGCCAGCGCCAGCGAGGTGGTCATGAGGCCGAGCTGGGTGCAGATCAGCACGCGATGGCGGTTCCAGCGATCGGCGGCAATGCCTCCCGCCGGGGTAAACAGGAGTGTGGGCACGAGGCTCACGAAGCTCACCAGTCCGAGCATGAACGCCGAGCCCGTGAGGCGATACACCAGCCATCCGAGGGCGACGCGCGTGATCCACGTGCCGATCAAGGAGATCGCCTGCCCGGCGAAGAAGAGGCGGTAGTTGCGATGCCGGAGGGCGCGGAATGCGAAGGCGAAGTTCATATGTCATGGGTGATAGTCGCCTGCCGGTTTCGTGGCAACGTTCGCGCCGACCGCGCAAGGTGGCCTTGCGATCGCTGCATGGATTCGGCTGCCAATTCCATAAGTCCGCGTCAGCGGTAGCGACTCACGTTCTGCAGCAGCCGCTCGAGCAGGGCACGCTCAT from Phycisphaerae bacterium includes:
- a CDS encoding MFS transporter, with the translated sequence MNFAFAFRALRHRNYRLFFAGQAISLIGTWITRVALGWLVYRLTGSAFMLGLVSFVSLVPTLLFTPAGGIAADRWNRHRVLICTQLGLMTTSLALAFFALRETITVYHIVVLGALQGLGNAFDIPARQAFVVEMVEGRDDLSSAIAMNSMIFNSARLIGPSIAGVLVALFGEGLCFLIDGISFLAVVSALGAMRVPPREAPETHPHVLHDLREGLSAAFGFAPIRSILLLTALTSLVGMPYAVLMPVFADRILGGGAVTLGFLMAASGVGALLGALALAMRKSVLGLGRIIAACSCLFGVSLILFGLSRVLWLSLALLVLAGFGMMVQTAASNTVVQTIVDDKMRGRVMGFFAMAFMGTMPFGSLIAGTLARHFGAPATVMLGGVLCILAGLRFGSLLGRLRPLVRPIYAAQGILPPLAEGVGSTAGIAAEQAPSGQPG